In Solanum pennellii chromosome 3, SPENNV200, a single window of DNA contains:
- the LOC107015215 gene encoding uncharacterized protein LOC107015215, which translates to MKKELKTENNNSNGNKRSRVESGLDSAGDSPESKRVNTEVETDPDSSESRVSPNRSDSPESEQTDVYLDSTEAKQIREDILDILEEPDALTECPPEVQDLDSVMKSFEEEILHHSPLNDTQTVLDLTPSESGDSQPDLGYLLEASDDELGLPPTISPANDQVNVESAVMPEAAEFANMAGFEDEMLNYDTFDFGMDHEVRVGDNSNGDFVTVGGLFDYPEPSDFSDFSWRQESLPAL; encoded by the coding sequence ATGAAAAAAGAGTTGAAAACTGAGAATAATAACAGTAACGGTAACAAGCGGTCCCGAGTTGAGTCAGGATTAGACTCAGCTGGTGACTCGCCTGAGTCTAAACGAGTTAACACAGAGGTTGAGACAGATCCTGACTCGTCCGAGTCGAGAGTGAGTCCCAACCGTTCAGACTCGCCGGAATCGGAGCAAACAGATGTGTACCTGGATTCAACGGAGGCCAAGCAGATAAGAGAAGATATATTGGATATCTTAGAGGAGCCTGATGCTCTGACGGAATGTCCTCCGGAGGTTCAGGATCTGGACTCTGTCATGAAGAGTTTCGAGGAAGAGATCCTTCACCACTCACCTTTGAACGATACACAAACCGTCCTCGACCTGACTCCATCGGAATCTGGCGACTCACAACCGGACCTCGGATACCTCCTCGAGGCCTCGGATGATGAGCTCGGTCTTCCTCCTACAATATCTCCGGCTAACGATCAGGTTAACGTCGAATCTGCCGTCATGCCGGAGGCCGCTGAATTTGCGAATATGGCTGGTTTTGAGGACGAAATGCTTAATTACGACACGTTCGATTTCGGCATGGACCACGAGGTTAGGGTAGGAGATAACAGCAACGGCGACTTCGTGACGGTAGGAGGACTGTTTGATTACCCTGAGCCGTCGGATTTTTCCGATTTCTCATGGCGGCAGGAATCCTTACCCGCTCTATAA